In Oncorhynchus gorbuscha isolate QuinsamMale2020 ecotype Even-year linkage group LG02, OgorEven_v1.0, whole genome shotgun sequence, a single genomic region encodes these proteins:
- the LOC124001003 gene encoding tropomyosin alpha-3 chain-like isoform X12 → MAGITSLEAVKRKIKTLQQQADGAEERTERLQRELGLERKARESAEADVASLNRRIQLVEEELDRAQERLTTALTKLEEAEKAADESERGMKVIENRASKDEEKMELQEIQLKEAKHIAEEADRKYEEVARKLVIIESDLERTEERAELSEGRIRRSEDELRVLEQSLKSLTASEAKYSHKEDKYEEEMKVLTDKLKEAETRAEFAERSVTKLEKTIDDLEDELYAQKLKHKAISEELDHALNDMTSM, encoded by the exons ATGGCAGGTATAACATCATTGGAAGCGGTTAAACGGAAAATAAAAACCTTGCAACAGCAGGCTGACGGTGCCGAAGAAAGAACTGAAAGACTACAGAGAGAATTGGGTTTGGAGAGGAAAGCCAGAGAATCA GCTGAGGCAGATGTCGCTTCCCTTAACAGACGTATCCAGCTGGTTGAGGAGGAGTTGGATCGTGCTCAGGAGCGTCTGACAACTGCCCTGACCAAGCTGGAGGAGGCTGAGAAGGCAGCTGATGAGTCTGAGAG AGGCATGAAGGTCATTGAGAACAGAGCCTCCAAGGATGAGGAGAAGATGGAGCTGCAGGAGATCCAGCTGAAGGAGGCCAAGCACATCGCCGAGGAGGCTGACCGCAAATATGAGGAG GTTGCCCGTAAGCTGGTCATCATTGAGAGTGATCTGGAGCGTACAGAGGAGCGCGCTGAACTTTCAGAAGG ACGGATTCGAAGATCGGAGGACGAGCTAAGAGTTTTGGAACAAAGCTTAAAATCACTTACAGCTTCCGAAGCAAAG TACTCACATAAGGAGGACAAgtatgaggaggagatgaaggtCCTCACCGACAAGCTGAAGGAG GCTGAGACACGTGCTGAGTTCGCTGAGAGATCAGTAACCAAGCTTGAGAAGACCATTGACGACTTGGAAG ATGAGTTGTATGCCCAGAAACTGAAGCACAAGGCCATCAGTGAGGAGCTGGACCACGCCCTCAATGACATGACTTCCATGTAA
- the LOC124001003 gene encoding tropomyosin alpha-1 chain-like isoform X13, whose amino-acid sequence MDAIKKKMQMLKLDKENALDRAEGAEGDKKAAEDKSKQLEDEISELEKKLRITEDERDKVLDEFQAAEEKLLSAEEVATKLEDDVVALQKKLKGTEDELDKYSESLKDAQEKLELAEKKATDAEADVASLNRRIQLVEEELDRAQERLTTALTKLEEAEKAADESERGMKVIENRASKDEEKMELQEIQLKEAKHIAEEADRKYEEVARKLVIIESDLERTEERAELSEGKCSELEEELKTVTNNLKSLEAQSEKYSHKEDKYEEEMKVLTDKLKEAETRAEFAERSVTKLEKTIDDLEEKLAHAKEENLDMHQMLDQTLMELNNM is encoded by the exons ATGGACGCCATCAAGAAGAAGATGCAGATGCTTAAGCTCGACAAGGAGAATGCTTTGGACAGAGCTGAGGGAGCCGAGGGAGACAAGAAGGCAGCAGAGGACAAGAGCAAACAG TTAGAGGATGAAATAAGTGAGTTGGAAAAGAAATTGCGGATCACCGAAGATGAGAGAGATAAAGTGCTTGATGAATTCCAAGCCGCCGAGGAAAAATTGCTGAGCGCGGAGGAGGTGGCCACCAAG CTCGAGGATGACGTGGTAGCTCTGCAGAAGAAGCTGAAGGGAACAGAGGATGAGTTGGACAAGTACTCTGAGTCTCTTAAGGATGCACAGGAGAAACTTGAGCTGGCTGAGAAGAAAGCCACTGAT GCTGAGGCAGATGTCGCTTCCCTTAACAGACGTATCCAGCTGGTTGAGGAGGAGTTGGATCGTGCTCAGGAGCGTCTGACAACTGCCCTGACCAAGCTGGAGGAGGCTGAGAAGGCAGCTGATGAGTCTGAGAG AGGCATGAAGGTCATTGAGAACAGAGCCTCCAAGGATGAGGAGAAGATGGAGCTGCAGGAGATCCAGCTGAAGGAGGCCAAGCACATCGCCGAGGAGGCTGACCGCAAATATGAGGAG GTTGCCCGTAAGCTGGTCATCATTGAGAGTGATCTGGAGCGTACAGAGGAGCGCGCTGAACTTTCAGAAGG CAAATGCTCTGAGCTTGAAGAAGAGTTGAAAACTGTGACCAACAACCTGAAGTCACTGGAGGCCCAGTCTGAGAAG TACTCACATAAGGAGGACAAgtatgaggaggagatgaaggtCCTCACCGACAAGCTGAAGGAG GCTGAGACACGTGCTGAGTTCGCTGAGAGATCAGTAACCAAGCTTGAGAAGACCATTGACGACTTGGAAG AGAAACTGGCACATGCTAAAGAGGAGAACCTTGATATGCACCAGATGCTGGACCAGACTCTAATGGAACTAAATAACATGTGA
- the LOC124001003 gene encoding tropomyosin alpha-1 chain-like isoform X10, with the protein MAGITSLEAVKRKIKTLQQQADGAEERTERLQRELGLERKARESAEADVASLNRRIQLVEEELDRAQERLTTALTKLEEAEKAADESERGMKVIENRASKDEEKMELQEIQLKEAKHIAEEADRKYEEVARKLVIIESDLERTEERAELSEGKCSELEEELKTVTNNLKSLEAQSEKYSHKEDKYEEEMKVLTDKLKEAETRAEFAERSVTKLEKTIDDLEDELYAQKLKHKAISEELDHALNDMTSM; encoded by the exons ATGGCAGGTATAACATCATTGGAAGCGGTTAAACGGAAAATAAAAACCTTGCAACAGCAGGCTGACGGTGCCGAAGAAAGAACTGAAAGACTACAGAGAGAATTGGGTTTGGAGAGGAAAGCCAGAGAATCA GCTGAGGCAGATGTCGCTTCCCTTAACAGACGTATCCAGCTGGTTGAGGAGGAGTTGGATCGTGCTCAGGAGCGTCTGACAACTGCCCTGACCAAGCTGGAGGAGGCTGAGAAGGCAGCTGATGAGTCTGAGAG AGGCATGAAGGTCATTGAGAACAGAGCCTCCAAGGATGAGGAGAAGATGGAGCTGCAGGAGATCCAGCTGAAGGAGGCCAAGCACATCGCCGAGGAGGCTGACCGCAAATATGAGGAG GTTGCCCGTAAGCTGGTCATCATTGAGAGTGATCTGGAGCGTACAGAGGAGCGCGCTGAACTTTCAGAAGG CAAATGCTCTGAGCTTGAAGAAGAGTTGAAAACTGTGACCAACAACCTGAAGTCACTGGAGGCCCAGTCTGAGAAG TACTCACATAAGGAGGACAAgtatgaggaggagatgaaggtCCTCACCGACAAGCTGAAGGAG GCTGAGACACGTGCTGAGTTCGCTGAGAGATCAGTAACCAAGCTTGAGAAGACCATTGACGACTTGGAAG ATGAGTTGTATGCCCAGAAACTGAAGCACAAGGCCATCAGTGAGGAGCTGGACCACGCCCTCAATGACATGACTTCCATGTAA
- the LOC124001003 gene encoding tropomyosin alpha-1 chain-like isoform X7, giving the protein MDAIKKKMQMLKLDKENALDRAEGAEGDKKAAEDKSKQLEDEISELEKKLRITEDERDKVLDEFQAAEEKLLSAEEVATKAEADVASLNRRIQLVEEELDRAQERLTTALTKLEEAEKAADESERGMKVIENRASKDEEKMELQEIQLKEAKHIAEEADRKYEEVARKLVIIESDLERTEERAELSEGRIRRSEDELRVLEQSLKSLTASEAKYSHKEDKYEEEMKVLTDKLKEAETRAEFAERSVTKLEKTIDDLEDELYAQKLKHKAISEELDHALNDMTSM; this is encoded by the exons ATGGACGCCATCAAGAAGAAGATGCAGATGCTTAAGCTCGACAAGGAGAATGCTTTGGACAGAGCTGAGGGAGCCGAGGGAGACAAGAAGGCAGCAGAGGACAAGAGCAAACAG TTAGAGGATGAAATAAGTGAGTTGGAAAAGAAATTGCGGATCACCGAAGATGAGAGAGATAAAGTGCTTGATGAATTCCAAGCCGCCGAGGAAAAATTGCTGAGCGCGGAGGAGGTGGCCACCAAG GCTGAGGCAGATGTCGCTTCCCTTAACAGACGTATCCAGCTGGTTGAGGAGGAGTTGGATCGTGCTCAGGAGCGTCTGACAACTGCCCTGACCAAGCTGGAGGAGGCTGAGAAGGCAGCTGATGAGTCTGAGAG AGGCATGAAGGTCATTGAGAACAGAGCCTCCAAGGATGAGGAGAAGATGGAGCTGCAGGAGATCCAGCTGAAGGAGGCCAAGCACATCGCCGAGGAGGCTGACCGCAAATATGAGGAG GTTGCCCGTAAGCTGGTCATCATTGAGAGTGATCTGGAGCGTACAGAGGAGCGCGCTGAACTTTCAGAAGG ACGGATTCGAAGATCGGAGGACGAGCTAAGAGTTTTGGAACAAAGCTTAAAATCACTTACAGCTTCCGAAGCAAAG TACTCACATAAGGAGGACAAgtatgaggaggagatgaaggtCCTCACCGACAAGCTGAAGGAG GCTGAGACACGTGCTGAGTTCGCTGAGAGATCAGTAACCAAGCTTGAGAAGACCATTGACGACTTGGAAG ATGAGTTGTATGCCCAGAAACTGAAGCACAAGGCCATCAGTGAGGAGCTGGACCACGCCCTCAATGACATGACTTCCATGTAA
- the LOC124001003 gene encoding tropomyosin alpha-1 chain-like isoform X1, whose translation MDAIKKKMQMLKLDKENALDRAEGAEGDKKAAEDKSKQLEDEISELEKKLRITEDERDKVLDEFQAAEEKLLSAEEVATKAEADVASLNRRIQLVEEELDRAQERLTTALTKLEEAEKAADESERGMKVIENRASKDEEKMELQEIQLKEAKHIAEEADRKYEEVARKLVIIESDLERTEERAELSEGKCSELEEELKTVTNNLKSLEAQSEKYSHKEDKYEEEMKVLTDKLKEAETRAEFAERSVTKLEKTIDDLEEKLAHAKEENLDMHQMLDQTLMELNNM comes from the exons ATGGACGCCATCAAGAAGAAGATGCAGATGCTTAAGCTCGACAAGGAGAATGCTTTGGACAGAGCTGAGGGAGCCGAGGGAGACAAGAAGGCAGCAGAGGACAAGAGCAAACAG TTAGAGGATGAAATAAGTGAGTTGGAAAAGAAATTGCGGATCACCGAAGATGAGAGAGATAAAGTGCTTGATGAATTCCAAGCCGCCGAGGAAAAATTGCTGAGCGCGGAGGAGGTGGCCACCAAG GCTGAGGCAGATGTCGCTTCCCTTAACAGACGTATCCAGCTGGTTGAGGAGGAGTTGGATCGTGCTCAGGAGCGTCTGACAACTGCCCTGACCAAGCTGGAGGAGGCTGAGAAGGCAGCTGATGAGTCTGAGAG AGGCATGAAGGTCATTGAGAACAGAGCCTCCAAGGATGAGGAGAAGATGGAGCTGCAGGAGATCCAGCTGAAGGAGGCCAAGCACATCGCCGAGGAGGCTGACCGCAAATATGAGGAG GTTGCCCGTAAGCTGGTCATCATTGAGAGTGATCTGGAGCGTACAGAGGAGCGCGCTGAACTTTCAGAAGG CAAATGCTCTGAGCTTGAAGAAGAGTTGAAAACTGTGACCAACAACCTGAAGTCACTGGAGGCCCAGTCTGAGAAG TACTCACATAAGGAGGACAAgtatgaggaggagatgaaggtCCTCACCGACAAGCTGAAGGAG GCTGAGACACGTGCTGAGTTCGCTGAGAGATCAGTAACCAAGCTTGAGAAGACCATTGACGACTTGGAAG AGAAACTGGCACATGCTAAAGAGGAGAACCTTGATATGCACCAGATGCTGGACCAGACTCTAATGGAACTAAATAACATGTGA
- the LOC124001003 gene encoding tropomyosin alpha-1 chain-like isoform X6, whose product MDAIKKKMQMLKLDKENALDRAEGAEGDKKAAEDKSKQLEDDVVALQKKLKGTEDELDKYSESLKDAQEKLELAEKKATDAEADVASLNRRIQLVEEELDRAQERLTTALTKLEEAEKAADESERGMKVIENRASKDEEKMELQEIQLKEAKHIAEEADRKYEEVARKLVIIESDLERTEERAELSEGRIRRSEDELRVLEQSLKSLTASEAKYSHKEDKYEEEMKVLTDKLKEAETRAEFAERSVTKLEKTIDDLEEKLAHAKEENLDMHQMLDQTLMELNNM is encoded by the exons ATGGACGCCATCAAGAAGAAGATGCAGATGCTTAAGCTCGACAAGGAGAATGCTTTGGACAGAGCTGAGGGAGCCGAGGGAGACAAGAAGGCAGCAGAGGACAAGAGCAAACAG CTCGAGGATGACGTGGTAGCTCTGCAGAAGAAGCTGAAGGGAACAGAGGATGAGTTGGACAAGTACTCTGAGTCTCTTAAGGATGCACAGGAGAAACTTGAGCTGGCTGAGAAGAAAGCCACTGAT GCTGAGGCAGATGTCGCTTCCCTTAACAGACGTATCCAGCTGGTTGAGGAGGAGTTGGATCGTGCTCAGGAGCGTCTGACAACTGCCCTGACCAAGCTGGAGGAGGCTGAGAAGGCAGCTGATGAGTCTGAGAG AGGCATGAAGGTCATTGAGAACAGAGCCTCCAAGGATGAGGAGAAGATGGAGCTGCAGGAGATCCAGCTGAAGGAGGCCAAGCACATCGCCGAGGAGGCTGACCGCAAATATGAGGAG GTTGCCCGTAAGCTGGTCATCATTGAGAGTGATCTGGAGCGTACAGAGGAGCGCGCTGAACTTTCAGAAGG ACGGATTCGAAGATCGGAGGACGAGCTAAGAGTTTTGGAACAAAGCTTAAAATCACTTACAGCTTCCGAAGCAAAG TACTCACATAAGGAGGACAAgtatgaggaggagatgaaggtCCTCACCGACAAGCTGAAGGAG GCTGAGACACGTGCTGAGTTCGCTGAGAGATCAGTAACCAAGCTTGAGAAGACCATTGACGACTTGGAAG AGAAACTGGCACATGCTAAAGAGGAGAACCTTGATATGCACCAGATGCTGGACCAGACTCTAATGGAACTAAATAACATGTGA
- the LOC124001003 gene encoding tropomyosin alpha-1 chain-like isoform X3 has product MDAIKKKMQMLKLDKENALDRAEGAEGDKKAAEDKSKQLEDDVVALQKKLKGTEDELDKYSESLKDAQEKLELAEKKATDAEADVASLNRRIQLVEEELDRAQERLTTALTKLEEAEKAADESERGMKVIENRASKDEEKMELQEIQLKEAKHIAEEADRKYEEVARKLVIIESDLERTEERAELSEGKCSELEEELKTVTNNLKSLEAQSEKYSHKEDKYEEEMKVLTDKLKEAETRAEFAERSVTKLEKTIDDLEEKLAHAKEENLDMHQMLDQTLMELNNM; this is encoded by the exons ATGGACGCCATCAAGAAGAAGATGCAGATGCTTAAGCTCGACAAGGAGAATGCTTTGGACAGAGCTGAGGGAGCCGAGGGAGACAAGAAGGCAGCAGAGGACAAGAGCAAACAG CTCGAGGATGACGTGGTAGCTCTGCAGAAGAAGCTGAAGGGAACAGAGGATGAGTTGGACAAGTACTCTGAGTCTCTTAAGGATGCACAGGAGAAACTTGAGCTGGCTGAGAAGAAAGCCACTGAT GCTGAGGCAGATGTCGCTTCCCTTAACAGACGTATCCAGCTGGTTGAGGAGGAGTTGGATCGTGCTCAGGAGCGTCTGACAACTGCCCTGACCAAGCTGGAGGAGGCTGAGAAGGCAGCTGATGAGTCTGAGAG AGGCATGAAGGTCATTGAGAACAGAGCCTCCAAGGATGAGGAGAAGATGGAGCTGCAGGAGATCCAGCTGAAGGAGGCCAAGCACATCGCCGAGGAGGCTGACCGCAAATATGAGGAG GTTGCCCGTAAGCTGGTCATCATTGAGAGTGATCTGGAGCGTACAGAGGAGCGCGCTGAACTTTCAGAAGG CAAATGCTCTGAGCTTGAAGAAGAGTTGAAAACTGTGACCAACAACCTGAAGTCACTGGAGGCCCAGTCTGAGAAG TACTCACATAAGGAGGACAAgtatgaggaggagatgaaggtCCTCACCGACAAGCTGAAGGAG GCTGAGACACGTGCTGAGTTCGCTGAGAGATCAGTAACCAAGCTTGAGAAGACCATTGACGACTTGGAAG AGAAACTGGCACATGCTAAAGAGGAGAACCTTGATATGCACCAGATGCTGGACCAGACTCTAATGGAACTAAATAACATGTGA
- the LOC124001003 gene encoding tropomyosin alpha-1 chain-like isoform X2, with amino-acid sequence MDAIKKKMQMLKLDKENALDRAEGAEGDKKAAEDKSKQLEDEISELEKKLRITEDERDKVLDEFQAAEEKLLSAEEVATKAEADVASLNRRIQLVEEELDRAQERLTTALTKLEEAEKAADESERGMKVIENRASKDEEKMELQEIQLKEAKHIAEEADRKYEEVARKLVIIESDLERTEERAELSEGKCSELEEELKTVTNNLKSLEAQSEKYSHKEDKYEEEMKVLTDKLKEAETRAEFAERSVTKLEKTIDDLEDELYAQKLKHKAISEELDHALNDMTSM; translated from the exons ATGGACGCCATCAAGAAGAAGATGCAGATGCTTAAGCTCGACAAGGAGAATGCTTTGGACAGAGCTGAGGGAGCCGAGGGAGACAAGAAGGCAGCAGAGGACAAGAGCAAACAG TTAGAGGATGAAATAAGTGAGTTGGAAAAGAAATTGCGGATCACCGAAGATGAGAGAGATAAAGTGCTTGATGAATTCCAAGCCGCCGAGGAAAAATTGCTGAGCGCGGAGGAGGTGGCCACCAAG GCTGAGGCAGATGTCGCTTCCCTTAACAGACGTATCCAGCTGGTTGAGGAGGAGTTGGATCGTGCTCAGGAGCGTCTGACAACTGCCCTGACCAAGCTGGAGGAGGCTGAGAAGGCAGCTGATGAGTCTGAGAG AGGCATGAAGGTCATTGAGAACAGAGCCTCCAAGGATGAGGAGAAGATGGAGCTGCAGGAGATCCAGCTGAAGGAGGCCAAGCACATCGCCGAGGAGGCTGACCGCAAATATGAGGAG GTTGCCCGTAAGCTGGTCATCATTGAGAGTGATCTGGAGCGTACAGAGGAGCGCGCTGAACTTTCAGAAGG CAAATGCTCTGAGCTTGAAGAAGAGTTGAAAACTGTGACCAACAACCTGAAGTCACTGGAGGCCCAGTCTGAGAAG TACTCACATAAGGAGGACAAgtatgaggaggagatgaaggtCCTCACCGACAAGCTGAAGGAG GCTGAGACACGTGCTGAGTTCGCTGAGAGATCAGTAACCAAGCTTGAGAAGACCATTGACGACTTGGAAG ATGAGTTGTATGCCCAGAAACTGAAGCACAAGGCCATCAGTGAGGAGCTGGACCACGCCCTCAATGACATGACTTCCATGTAA
- the LOC124001003 gene encoding tropomyosin alpha-3 chain-like isoform X11, with the protein MAGITSLEAVKRKIKTLQQQADGAEERTERLQRELGLERKARESAEADVASLNRRIQLVEEELDRAQERLTTALTKLEEAEKAADESERGMKVIENRASKDEEKMELQEIQLKEAKHIAEEADRKYEEVARKLVIIESDLERTEERAELSEGRIRRSEDELRVLEQSLKSLTASEAKYSHKEDKYEEEMKVLTDKLKEAETRAEFAERSVTKLEKTIDDLEEKLAHAKEENLDMHQMLDQTLMELNNM; encoded by the exons ATGGCAGGTATAACATCATTGGAAGCGGTTAAACGGAAAATAAAAACCTTGCAACAGCAGGCTGACGGTGCCGAAGAAAGAACTGAAAGACTACAGAGAGAATTGGGTTTGGAGAGGAAAGCCAGAGAATCA GCTGAGGCAGATGTCGCTTCCCTTAACAGACGTATCCAGCTGGTTGAGGAGGAGTTGGATCGTGCTCAGGAGCGTCTGACAACTGCCCTGACCAAGCTGGAGGAGGCTGAGAAGGCAGCTGATGAGTCTGAGAG AGGCATGAAGGTCATTGAGAACAGAGCCTCCAAGGATGAGGAGAAGATGGAGCTGCAGGAGATCCAGCTGAAGGAGGCCAAGCACATCGCCGAGGAGGCTGACCGCAAATATGAGGAG GTTGCCCGTAAGCTGGTCATCATTGAGAGTGATCTGGAGCGTACAGAGGAGCGCGCTGAACTTTCAGAAGG ACGGATTCGAAGATCGGAGGACGAGCTAAGAGTTTTGGAACAAAGCTTAAAATCACTTACAGCTTCCGAAGCAAAG TACTCACATAAGGAGGACAAgtatgaggaggagatgaaggtCCTCACCGACAAGCTGAAGGAG GCTGAGACACGTGCTGAGTTCGCTGAGAGATCAGTAACCAAGCTTGAGAAGACCATTGACGACTTGGAAG AGAAACTGGCACATGCTAAAGAGGAGAACCTTGATATGCACCAGATGCTGGACCAGACTCTAATGGAACTAAATAACATGTGA
- the LOC124001003 gene encoding tropomyosin alpha-1 chain-like isoform X4, whose translation MDAIKKKMQMLKLDKENALDRAEGAEGDKKAAEDKSKQLEDEISELEKKLRITEDERDKVLDEFQAAEEKLLSAEEVATKAEADVASLNRRIQLVEEELDRAQERLTTALTKLEEAEKAADESERGMKVIENRASKDEEKMELQEIQLKEAKHIAEEADRKYEEVARKLVIIESDLERTEERAELSEGRIRRSEDELRVLEQSLKSLTASEAKYSHKEDKYEEEMKVLTDKLKEAETRAEFAERSVTKLEKTIDDLEEKLAHAKEENLDMHQMLDQTLMELNNM comes from the exons ATGGACGCCATCAAGAAGAAGATGCAGATGCTTAAGCTCGACAAGGAGAATGCTTTGGACAGAGCTGAGGGAGCCGAGGGAGACAAGAAGGCAGCAGAGGACAAGAGCAAACAG TTAGAGGATGAAATAAGTGAGTTGGAAAAGAAATTGCGGATCACCGAAGATGAGAGAGATAAAGTGCTTGATGAATTCCAAGCCGCCGAGGAAAAATTGCTGAGCGCGGAGGAGGTGGCCACCAAG GCTGAGGCAGATGTCGCTTCCCTTAACAGACGTATCCAGCTGGTTGAGGAGGAGTTGGATCGTGCTCAGGAGCGTCTGACAACTGCCCTGACCAAGCTGGAGGAGGCTGAGAAGGCAGCTGATGAGTCTGAGAG AGGCATGAAGGTCATTGAGAACAGAGCCTCCAAGGATGAGGAGAAGATGGAGCTGCAGGAGATCCAGCTGAAGGAGGCCAAGCACATCGCCGAGGAGGCTGACCGCAAATATGAGGAG GTTGCCCGTAAGCTGGTCATCATTGAGAGTGATCTGGAGCGTACAGAGGAGCGCGCTGAACTTTCAGAAGG ACGGATTCGAAGATCGGAGGACGAGCTAAGAGTTTTGGAACAAAGCTTAAAATCACTTACAGCTTCCGAAGCAAAG TACTCACATAAGGAGGACAAgtatgaggaggagatgaaggtCCTCACCGACAAGCTGAAGGAG GCTGAGACACGTGCTGAGTTCGCTGAGAGATCAGTAACCAAGCTTGAGAAGACCATTGACGACTTGGAAG AGAAACTGGCACATGCTAAAGAGGAGAACCTTGATATGCACCAGATGCTGGACCAGACTCTAATGGAACTAAATAACATGTGA
- the LOC124001003 gene encoding tropomyosin alpha-1 chain-like isoform X5: MDAIKKKMQMLKLDKENALDRAEGAEGDKKAAEDKSKQLEDDVVALQKKLKGTEDELDKYSESLKDAQEKLELAEKKATDAEADVASLNRRIQLVEEELDRAQERLTTALTKLEEAEKAADESERGMKVIENRASKDEEKMELQEIQLKEAKHIAEEADRKYEEVARKLVIIESDLERTEERAELSEGKCSELEEELKTVTNNLKSLEAQSEKYSHKEDKYEEEMKVLTDKLKEAETRAEFAERSVTKLEKTIDDLEDELYAQKLKHKAISEELDHALNDMTSM, encoded by the exons ATGGACGCCATCAAGAAGAAGATGCAGATGCTTAAGCTCGACAAGGAGAATGCTTTGGACAGAGCTGAGGGAGCCGAGGGAGACAAGAAGGCAGCAGAGGACAAGAGCAAACAG CTCGAGGATGACGTGGTAGCTCTGCAGAAGAAGCTGAAGGGAACAGAGGATGAGTTGGACAAGTACTCTGAGTCTCTTAAGGATGCACAGGAGAAACTTGAGCTGGCTGAGAAGAAAGCCACTGAT GCTGAGGCAGATGTCGCTTCCCTTAACAGACGTATCCAGCTGGTTGAGGAGGAGTTGGATCGTGCTCAGGAGCGTCTGACAACTGCCCTGACCAAGCTGGAGGAGGCTGAGAAGGCAGCTGATGAGTCTGAGAG AGGCATGAAGGTCATTGAGAACAGAGCCTCCAAGGATGAGGAGAAGATGGAGCTGCAGGAGATCCAGCTGAAGGAGGCCAAGCACATCGCCGAGGAGGCTGACCGCAAATATGAGGAG GTTGCCCGTAAGCTGGTCATCATTGAGAGTGATCTGGAGCGTACAGAGGAGCGCGCTGAACTTTCAGAAGG CAAATGCTCTGAGCTTGAAGAAGAGTTGAAAACTGTGACCAACAACCTGAAGTCACTGGAGGCCCAGTCTGAGAAG TACTCACATAAGGAGGACAAgtatgaggaggagatgaaggtCCTCACCGACAAGCTGAAGGAG GCTGAGACACGTGCTGAGTTCGCTGAGAGATCAGTAACCAAGCTTGAGAAGACCATTGACGACTTGGAAG ATGAGTTGTATGCCCAGAAACTGAAGCACAAGGCCATCAGTGAGGAGCTGGACCACGCCCTCAATGACATGACTTCCATGTAA
- the LOC124001003 gene encoding tropomyosin alpha-1 chain-like isoform X8: protein MDAIKKKMQMLKLDKENALDRAEGAEGDKKAAEDKSKQLEDDVVALQKKLKGTEDELDKYSESLKDAQEKLELAEKKATDAEADVASLNRRIQLVEEELDRAQERLTTALTKLEEAEKAADESERGMKVIENRASKDEEKMELQEIQLKEAKHIAEEADRKYEEVARKLVIIESDLERTEERAELSEGRIRRSEDELRVLEQSLKSLTASEAKYSHKEDKYEEEMKVLTDKLKEAETRAEFAERSVTKLEKTIDDLEDELYAQKLKHKAISEELDHALNDMTSM, encoded by the exons ATGGACGCCATCAAGAAGAAGATGCAGATGCTTAAGCTCGACAAGGAGAATGCTTTGGACAGAGCTGAGGGAGCCGAGGGAGACAAGAAGGCAGCAGAGGACAAGAGCAAACAG CTCGAGGATGACGTGGTAGCTCTGCAGAAGAAGCTGAAGGGAACAGAGGATGAGTTGGACAAGTACTCTGAGTCTCTTAAGGATGCACAGGAGAAACTTGAGCTGGCTGAGAAGAAAGCCACTGAT GCTGAGGCAGATGTCGCTTCCCTTAACAGACGTATCCAGCTGGTTGAGGAGGAGTTGGATCGTGCTCAGGAGCGTCTGACAACTGCCCTGACCAAGCTGGAGGAGGCTGAGAAGGCAGCTGATGAGTCTGAGAG AGGCATGAAGGTCATTGAGAACAGAGCCTCCAAGGATGAGGAGAAGATGGAGCTGCAGGAGATCCAGCTGAAGGAGGCCAAGCACATCGCCGAGGAGGCTGACCGCAAATATGAGGAG GTTGCCCGTAAGCTGGTCATCATTGAGAGTGATCTGGAGCGTACAGAGGAGCGCGCTGAACTTTCAGAAGG ACGGATTCGAAGATCGGAGGACGAGCTAAGAGTTTTGGAACAAAGCTTAAAATCACTTACAGCTTCCGAAGCAAAG TACTCACATAAGGAGGACAAgtatgaggaggagatgaaggtCCTCACCGACAAGCTGAAGGAG GCTGAGACACGTGCTGAGTTCGCTGAGAGATCAGTAACCAAGCTTGAGAAGACCATTGACGACTTGGAAG ATGAGTTGTATGCCCAGAAACTGAAGCACAAGGCCATCAGTGAGGAGCTGGACCACGCCCTCAATGACATGACTTCCATGTAA